A window of the Serratia sarumanii genome harbors these coding sequences:
- the yhjD gene encoding inner membrane protein YhjD, whose product MPTGPDQERRQPAQDTPPKPLIAIKTGHETLDRRIGGFSRLIERIKAWPSVAHLLRAAERFNDRLGSQFGAAITYFSFLSLIPILMVSFAAAGFVLASNPDLLARLINRIVGSISDPTLASTLKNTVNTAIQQRTTVGLTGLALALYSGISWMGNLREAIRAQSRDVWERNPQDQEKIYFKYTRDFISLTGLVVALIITLSLTSVAGSAQAAIVNALGLDGIEWLRPALTTIALSISIFANYLLFLWIFWMLPRHKPKKKALLRGTLLAAIGFEVIKFVMTMTLPQVAKSPSGAAFGSVIGLMAFFYFFARLTLFCAAWIATADYKGDKALPEREPPAR is encoded by the coding sequence ATGCCTACAGGACCAGACCAGGAACGCCGCCAGCCCGCACAAGACACGCCGCCGAAGCCGCTTATCGCCATCAAGACCGGCCATGAGACCCTCGACCGCCGCATCGGTGGTTTTTCACGTCTGATTGAACGCATCAAAGCCTGGCCGAGCGTGGCGCACCTGCTGCGCGCGGCCGAACGCTTTAACGATCGGCTGGGTAGCCAGTTCGGCGCCGCCATCACCTATTTTTCATTCCTCTCGCTGATCCCGATCCTGATGGTGTCGTTTGCCGCCGCCGGCTTCGTGCTGGCCTCCAATCCGGATCTGCTGGCCCGCTTGATCAACCGGATCGTCGGCAGCATCAGCGATCCGACGCTGGCCAGCACGCTGAAGAACACCGTCAATACCGCCATTCAGCAGCGCACCACCGTGGGGTTGACCGGCCTGGCGCTGGCGCTCTATTCCGGCATCAGCTGGATGGGCAATCTGCGCGAGGCGATCCGCGCGCAGTCGCGCGATGTCTGGGAGCGCAATCCGCAGGATCAGGAGAAAATCTACTTCAAATACACCCGCGACTTCATCTCGCTGACCGGCCTGGTGGTCGCGCTGATTATCACGCTGTCGCTGACCTCGGTCGCCGGGTCGGCGCAGGCGGCGATCGTCAACGCGCTGGGGCTGGACGGCATCGAATGGCTGCGGCCGGCGCTGACGACGATCGCGCTGTCGATCTCGATCTTCGCCAACTATCTGCTGTTCCTGTGGATTTTCTGGATGCTGCCGCGCCACAAACCGAAGAAAAAAGCGCTGCTGCGCGGCACCTTGCTCGCCGCCATCGGCTTTGAGGTGATCAAGTTCGTGATGACCATGACGCTGCCGCAGGTGGCGAAGTCGCCTTCCGGCGCGGCCTTCGGATCGGTGATCGGGCTGATGGCGTTCTTCTACTTCTTCGCTCGTTTGACGCTGTTTTGCGCCGCCTGGATCGCCACCGCCGACTACAAAGGCGACAAAGCGTTGCCGGAACGCGAGCCGCCAGCGCGCTGA
- a CDS encoding MFS transporter, protein MQATIAPPLDADEASTPVNSRGKVIVASLVGTAIEFFDFYIYATAAVIVFPHIFFPQGDPTTATLQSLATFAVAFVARPIGSALFGHFGDRVGRKVTLVASLLTMGISTVLIGLLPSYETIGIFAPILLALARFGQGLGLGGEWGGAALLATENAPAKKRALYGSFPQLGAPIGFFFANGTFLLLSWLLSDQQFMDWGWRVPFILSAALVLIGLYVRVSLHETPVFAKVAKAGKQVKVPLGTLLSKHLKATILGTFIMLATYTLFYLMTVYSMTYGTAPQPLGLGYSRNSFLWMLMVAVIGFGVMVPIAGLLADAFGRRKTMIAITLLMIGFAFLFPPLLGSGNQALVMGFLLCGLSIMGLTFGPMGALLPELFPTEVRYTGASFSYNVASILGASVAPYIATWLAAHYGLFYVGMYLAAMAGLTLLALLLMKETRHRSL, encoded by the coding sequence ATGCAAGCCACCATCGCACCCCCACTCGACGCCGACGAGGCGTCCACACCGGTGAACTCCCGCGGGAAAGTCATCGTCGCCTCGCTGGTCGGCACCGCCATCGAGTTCTTCGACTTCTACATCTACGCCACCGCCGCGGTGATCGTGTTCCCGCACATCTTCTTCCCGCAGGGCGACCCGACCACCGCGACGCTGCAGTCGCTGGCCACCTTCGCCGTCGCCTTTGTCGCGCGCCCTATCGGCTCTGCGCTGTTCGGCCACTTCGGCGATCGGGTAGGGCGCAAGGTCACGCTGGTCGCCTCGCTGCTGACCATGGGGATTTCCACCGTGCTGATCGGCCTGCTGCCAAGCTATGAAACCATCGGCATCTTCGCCCCTATCCTGCTGGCGCTGGCGCGCTTTGGGCAGGGCCTGGGGCTGGGCGGCGAATGGGGCGGCGCCGCCCTGCTGGCGACGGAGAACGCGCCGGCCAAAAAGCGCGCGCTGTACGGCTCCTTCCCGCAGTTGGGCGCGCCGATCGGCTTCTTCTTCGCCAACGGCACCTTCCTGCTGCTCTCCTGGCTGCTGAGCGACCAGCAGTTTATGGATTGGGGCTGGCGCGTGCCGTTCATCCTCTCCGCGGCGCTGGTGCTGATCGGCCTGTACGTTCGGGTATCGCTGCATGAAACGCCGGTGTTCGCCAAAGTGGCCAAGGCCGGCAAACAGGTGAAAGTGCCGCTCGGCACGCTGCTGAGCAAGCATCTGAAAGCCACTATCCTCGGCACCTTCATCATGCTGGCGACCTACACGCTGTTTTATCTGATGACGGTGTATTCGATGACCTACGGCACCGCGCCGCAGCCGCTGGGCCTCGGCTACTCCCGCAACAGCTTCCTGTGGATGCTGATGGTGGCGGTGATCGGCTTCGGCGTGATGGTGCCGATCGCCGGCCTGCTGGCGGATGCGTTCGGCCGCCGCAAGACCATGATCGCCATTACCCTGCTGATGATCGGCTTCGCGTTCCTGTTCCCGCCCCTGCTGGGTTCCGGCAATCAGGCGCTGGTGATGGGCTTCCTGCTGTGCGGCCTGAGCATCATGGGGCTGACCTTTGGCCCGATGGGCGCGCTGCTGCCGGAGCTGTTCCCGACCGAAGTGCGCTATACCGGCGCGTCGTTCTCCTACAACGTCGCGTCGATCCTCGGCGCGTCCGTGGCGCCTTATATCGCCACCTGGCTGGCGGCCCACTACGGGCTGTTCTACGTCGGCATGTACCTGGCGGCGATGGCCGGGTTGACGCTGCTGGCCCTGCTGTTGATGAAAGAAACCCGCCACCGGTCGCTGTGA
- a CDS encoding CDP-diacylglycerol diphosphatase, producing MSLRRGVFVCVALLAALAIALYYGLKPDHPDALWRIVSQQCLPNQQAHDNPAPCTQVDVPAGFVVFKDRNGPLQYLLMPSAKITGIESPAVLDATTPNFFAQAWRARHVMAEHYGKPIDDGDISLAINSEYGRTQNQLHIHISCLLPAVKQRLAQIGPDFIDQWQPLPGGLLGHDYLGRRVTPAELEQQGAFRLLASGLPRAERRMGSFGLAMTALPDGDFLLLATERSLLPFTLASAEEIQDHDCRLLTPPPHA from the coding sequence ATGTCTCTGCGTCGTGGGGTATTTGTCTGCGTTGCGCTGCTGGCGGCTCTCGCCATCGCGCTCTATTACGGGTTGAAGCCTGATCATCCCGATGCGCTGTGGCGCATCGTCAGCCAGCAATGTCTGCCCAATCAGCAAGCGCATGACAACCCGGCGCCCTGCACGCAGGTAGATGTGCCGGCCGGCTTCGTGGTGTTTAAAGATCGCAACGGGCCGCTGCAATACCTGCTGATGCCCAGCGCCAAAATCACCGGGATAGAAAGCCCGGCGGTGCTGGACGCCACTACGCCGAATTTCTTCGCCCAGGCCTGGCGCGCGCGCCACGTGATGGCGGAACACTATGGCAAACCGATCGACGATGGCGATATTTCACTGGCGATCAACTCGGAATATGGCCGCACGCAAAACCAGCTGCACATTCATATCTCCTGCCTGCTGCCGGCGGTAAAACAGCGGCTGGCGCAGATCGGCCCCGATTTTATCGATCAATGGCAACCGTTGCCCGGCGGCCTGTTGGGGCATGACTATCTGGGGCGGCGGGTGACCCCCGCCGAACTGGAACAACAGGGCGCCTTCCGCCTGTTGGCTTCCGGCCTGCCGCGCGCCGAAAGGCGCATGGGCAGCTTCGGCCTGGCGATGACCGCGCTGCCGGACGGCGATTTCCTGCTGCTGGCGACCGAGCGCAGCCTGCTGCCGTTTACCCTGGCCTCGGCGGAAGAGATCCAGGATCACGACTGCCGGCTACTCACGCCGCCGCCGCACGCCTGA
- a CDS encoding AsmA family protein, which yields MTRTGKVFSWLGGIVLLAIAALAIFIATFDWNRLKPTINDKVSAELRRPFAIRGDLGVDWSRNRDEGGWRAWVPWPHIHAEDVWLGNPKNMPGDSMVTLQRVDASIAPLALLKKELLIPRIWLKQPNASLQRLANGDNNWTFDLAAGQDPQQPPSDWSFTVHDIVFDKGQIAFKDATLKADFRAVIDPLGKPLPFSEVTGKQSSGKAATPDYVFGWQVKGKYNGEPLSGSGKIGGMLSLQSADLPFPLQADVRSGSTRVAVAGTLTDPLNLGGLDVQLKFSGESLGNLYGLTGVLLPNTPPYATDGHLIARLHQPGGAVFEYQKFDGKIGDSDIHGDLKYVAGKPRPTLSGAVSSRQLRLADLAPLIGADSNAAKAGRGEKSRQPADKVLPVEQFDTQSWRKMDADVKFAAARIERGSDLPLSDLATHLKLNNGELRLDPLRFGMAGGSLNAVVRLDGGKKPMRGQVDMHARKLQLKQLLPNVAAMKRSLGQMNGDARLTGSGNSVAELLATSNGDLRLLINNGVISRSLMEILGLNVGNYLVAQLFGDDVVGINCAAADVGIRSGVAAPRLFVFDTENAVINITGNTNLSTERLDLSIDPESKGMRVLTLRSPLYVKGTFKHPDAGVKAGPLIARGAAAVALGAVLTPAAALLALVSPSEGGEENQCGQILREMKGKK from the coding sequence ATGACAAGAACAGGAAAGGTTTTCAGCTGGCTGGGCGGCATTGTGCTGCTGGCGATCGCCGCGCTGGCGATCTTCATCGCTACCTTCGACTGGAATCGACTCAAGCCCACCATCAACGACAAAGTGTCGGCCGAACTGCGGCGGCCGTTCGCCATCCGCGGCGATCTGGGCGTCGACTGGTCGCGTAACCGGGATGAGGGCGGCTGGCGCGCCTGGGTGCCCTGGCCGCATATTCACGCCGAAGACGTGTGGCTGGGTAACCCGAAAAACATGCCCGGCGACAGCATGGTGACGCTGCAGCGCGTCGACGCCAGCATCGCACCGCTGGCGTTGCTGAAGAAAGAACTGCTGATCCCGCGCATTTGGCTCAAGCAGCCGAATGCGTCGTTGCAACGCCTGGCCAACGGCGACAACAACTGGACGTTTGACCTGGCCGCTGGCCAGGATCCGCAGCAACCGCCTTCCGACTGGTCGTTCACCGTTCACGACATCGTGTTCGACAAGGGGCAGATCGCCTTTAAAGACGCCACGCTGAAGGCGGACTTCCGCGCCGTCATCGATCCGCTCGGCAAACCGCTGCCGTTCAGTGAAGTGACCGGCAAACAGAGCAGCGGCAAGGCCGCCACTCCTGACTACGTCTTCGGTTGGCAGGTCAAGGGCAAATACAACGGCGAGCCGCTGAGCGGCAGCGGCAAGATTGGCGGCATGCTGTCGCTGCAGAGCGCCGATCTGCCGTTCCCGCTGCAGGCCGACGTGCGCTCCGGCAGCACCCGTGTGGCGGTGGCGGGCACCTTGACCGATCCGCTGAACCTCGGCGGGCTGGACGTGCAGCTGAAATTTTCCGGCGAAAGCCTGGGTAATCTCTATGGCTTGACCGGCGTGCTGCTGCCGAACACGCCGCCGTATGCGACCGATGGCCATCTGATTGCCCGCCTGCATCAGCCGGGCGGCGCCGTGTTCGAATATCAGAAATTCGACGGCAAAATCGGTGACAGCGACATTCACGGCGATTTGAAATACGTTGCCGGTAAGCCGCGGCCGACGCTGAGCGGCGCGGTGAGCTCCCGGCAGCTGAGGTTGGCGGATCTGGCGCCGCTGATCGGCGCGGACTCCAACGCCGCCAAAGCCGGGCGCGGCGAGAAGAGCCGCCAGCCGGCGGATAAGGTGCTGCCGGTCGAACAGTTCGATACGCAAAGCTGGCGCAAGATGGATGCGGACGTGAAGTTTGCCGCCGCGCGTATCGAACGCGGCAGCGATTTGCCGCTGAGCGATTTGGCCACGCATCTGAAGCTGAACAATGGCGAACTGCGCCTGGATCCGCTGCGCTTCGGCATGGCGGGCGGCAGCCTGAACGCCGTGGTGCGCCTCGACGGCGGCAAAAAGCCGATGCGCGGCCAGGTGGATATGCATGCGCGCAAACTCCAGCTCAAACAGCTGTTGCCGAACGTGGCGGCGATGAAGCGCAGCCTCGGGCAGATGAACGGCGACGCCAGGCTGACGGGCAGCGGCAATTCGGTGGCCGAGCTGCTGGCGACCAGCAACGGCGACCTGCGCCTGTTGATCAATAACGGGGTGATCAGCCGTAGCCTGATGGAGATCCTCGGCCTGAACGTCGGCAACTATCTGGTGGCGCAGCTGTTCGGCGACGACGTGGTGGGCATCAATTGCGCCGCGGCGGACGTCGGCATCCGCAGCGGCGTCGCCGCGCCGCGGCTGTTCGTGTTCGACACCGAGAACGCGGTGATCAACATCACCGGCAACACCAACCTCTCCACCGAACGGCTGGATTTGTCCATCGATCCGGAAAGCAAGGGGATGCGCGTGCTGACCCTGCGCTCGCCGCTGTACGTGAAAGGCACCTTCAAGCACCCCGACGCCGGGGTGAAAGCCGGGCCGCTGATCGCGCGCGGTGCGGCGGCGGTGGCGTTGGGGGCGGTGCTGACGCCGGCGGCGGCGCTGCTGGCGCTGGTTTCACCCAGTGAAGGCGGCGAGGAGAACCAGTGCGGGCAGATCCTGCGGGAGATGAAAGGCAAAAAATAG
- the pdeH gene encoding cyclic-guanylate-specific phosphodiesterase: MITNLISGLLAPCFALYACAKSRRYWRQCRRLYTFQPIYRTSGALLAVELLTAVYHPNEPDKRQSPEQYFSSLGVAQRLRVIQEQLALLQRWQALFIRHALMVSVNIDGMALQALQRHSELQRQIAEMPYLRFELVEHAETASNRPLHQMVGGERLWLDDFGSGLANFSAVGAWRYQYIKVARELFTLLKQSEEGVQLLGTLIKMMNQYSDGVIVEGVETEQEWRLVQRSGALAAQGYYLSRPACFETLHSVPTLFAAPGAPA, from the coding sequence ATGATAACCAACCTGATCTCGGGTCTGCTGGCGCCCTGTTTTGCCCTCTATGCCTGCGCCAAATCGCGGCGCTACTGGCGGCAATGCCGGCGCTTGTATACCTTCCAGCCGATTTATCGCACCAGCGGCGCGCTGCTGGCGGTGGAACTGCTGACGGCGGTATATCACCCGAATGAACCGGACAAACGGCAATCCCCGGAACAGTATTTTTCCTCGCTCGGCGTCGCCCAGCGTTTGCGGGTGATCCAGGAACAGCTGGCGCTGTTGCAGCGCTGGCAGGCATTGTTCATTCGCCACGCGTTGATGGTGTCGGTCAATATCGACGGCATGGCGCTGCAAGCGTTGCAGCGCCATAGCGAGCTGCAGCGGCAGATCGCCGAGATGCCCTATCTGCGCTTCGAACTGGTGGAGCACGCCGAAACGGCGTCAAACCGCCCGTTGCACCAGATGGTCGGCGGCGAACGGCTGTGGCTGGACGATTTCGGCAGCGGGCTGGCCAACTTCTCCGCCGTCGGCGCCTGGCGCTATCAATACATCAAGGTAGCGCGCGAATTGTTCACCTTGCTTAAACAGTCTGAAGAGGGCGTGCAGCTGCTCGGCACCCTGATCAAGATGATGAACCAGTACAGCGACGGGGTGATCGTCGAAGGCGTGGAAACCGAGCAGGAGTGGCGGCTGGTGCAGCGTTCCGGCGCGTTGGCCGCGCAGGGTTACTATCTTTCCCGCCCGGCATGCTTTGAAACTTTACACAGCGTACCGACGCTGTTCGCCGCGCCCGGCGCGCCGGCGTGA
- a CDS encoding sugar kinase: MTIRNLAVIGECMIELSQQGAQLTRGFGGDTLNTAVYLARQMPEQTLQVHYVTALGTDSFSDEMLQAWRQEKIETGLIQRLENKLPGLYVIETDAAGERTFYYWRNDAAARYWLAGPQADALCARLAQFDYLYLSGISLAILAPADRTKLLALLRRCRANGGQVIFDNNYRPRLWHSREETQQAYREVLACTDIAFLTLDDEELLWGTQPVEQVVARTQALGVGEIVIKRGADACLVFSVEGERLEVPAIALPPERVVDTTAAGDSFSAGYLAVRLNGGSAQQAAQRGHQLAATVIQHRGAIIPAAAMPA, translated from the coding sequence ATGACTATCCGAAATCTCGCCGTGATCGGCGAATGCATGATCGAACTGTCGCAGCAGGGCGCACAGCTGACGCGCGGCTTTGGCGGCGATACCCTCAACACCGCCGTCTACCTCGCCCGCCAAATGCCGGAACAGACGCTGCAGGTGCATTACGTCACCGCGCTCGGCACCGACAGCTTCAGCGACGAGATGCTGCAGGCCTGGCGGCAGGAGAAGATCGAGACCGGGCTGATTCAGCGGTTGGAAAACAAACTGCCGGGCCTGTACGTGATCGAAACCGACGCCGCCGGCGAACGCACCTTCTACTACTGGCGCAACGACGCCGCCGCCCGGTATTGGCTGGCGGGTCCCCAGGCCGACGCACTGTGCGCCCGGCTGGCGCAGTTCGATTACCTGTATCTCAGCGGCATTAGCCTGGCGATCCTCGCGCCTGCCGACCGCACGAAGCTGCTGGCGCTGTTGCGCCGCTGCCGCGCCAACGGCGGCCAGGTTATCTTCGACAATAACTATCGCCCGCGCCTGTGGCACAGCCGTGAGGAAACGCAGCAGGCCTACCGTGAGGTGCTGGCCTGCACCGACATCGCCTTCCTGACGCTGGATGACGAAGAGCTGCTGTGGGGCACGCAGCCGGTTGAACAGGTGGTGGCGCGCACGCAGGCGCTCGGCGTCGGCGAGATCGTTATCAAACGCGGCGCGGATGCCTGTCTGGTGTTCAGCGTGGAGGGAGAGCGGCTTGAGGTGCCGGCCATCGCGCTGCCGCCGGAGCGCGTGGTGGATACCACCGCGGCGGGCGACTCTTTCAGCGCCGGTTACCTGGCGGTACGCCTGAACGGCGGCAGCGCCCAACAGGCGGCGCAGCGCGGCCACCAGCTCGCCGCAACGGTGATCCAACACCGCGGCGCCATCATTCCCGCAGCGGCGATGCCCGCATAG
- a CDS encoding LuxR family transcriptional regulator yields the protein MTVTFANAVAARLHLDGRLHAFNQFKYAYLTFNKHLPDRHLLVSSYPQEWLDIYSANRYQRIDPVVRAAHSRCAPFMWHDTPVTTEDRHYRKIFSQAREYDIVHGCSFVLHDHDNNLAILSISATAADDAELRQLMEDERASLQMVLVDTHQHALALASAEASRTDRLSPREGEILYWASQGKTYHEIALILGIKTGTVKFHIGNAVRKLGVANAKHAIRRCLERQLITPP from the coding sequence ATGACCGTCACATTCGCCAACGCCGTCGCCGCAAGACTGCATCTTGACGGCCGACTGCACGCCTTCAACCAATTCAAATACGCTTATTTGACCTTCAACAAACACCTTCCCGATCGCCATCTGCTGGTCTCGAGCTACCCGCAAGAATGGCTGGACATCTACAGCGCCAATCGCTATCAGCGCATCGATCCCGTCGTGCGCGCCGCCCATAGTCGCTGCGCGCCCTTTATGTGGCACGACACCCCCGTCACCACCGAGGATCGGCATTACCGGAAGATCTTCAGCCAGGCGCGGGAGTACGACATCGTGCACGGCTGCAGCTTTGTTTTGCACGATCACGACAACAACCTGGCGATCTTGTCGATCAGCGCCACGGCAGCCGATGACGCCGAACTGCGGCAGCTGATGGAAGACGAGAGGGCCAGCCTGCAGATGGTATTGGTCGATACCCACCAGCACGCTCTGGCCTTGGCCAGCGCCGAGGCGAGCCGGACAGACCGGCTCTCGCCGCGCGAAGGGGAAATCCTCTACTGGGCCAGCCAGGGCAAAACCTACCATGAGATCGCGCTGATCCTGGGGATAAAAACCGGCACGGTGAAGTTTCACATCGGCAATGCGGTGCGTAAGCTGGGGGTCGCCAACGCCAAACACGCGATCCGGCGCTGCCTCGAACGGCAATTGATCACGCCACCGTAG
- the ilvC gene encoding ketol-acid reductoisomerase, producing the protein MANYFNTLNLRQQLAQLGKCRFMARDEFADEAGYLKGKKVVIVGCGAQGLNQGLNMRDSGLDVAYALRKEAIDEKRASWRKATENGFKVGTYEDLIPQADLVVNLTPDKQHSSVVRAVQPLMKDGAALGYSHGFNIVEVGEQVRKDITVVMVAPKCPGTEVREEYKRGFGVPTLIAVHPENDPKGEGMAIAKAWAAATGGHRAGVLESSFVAEVKSDLMGEQTILCGMLQAGSLLCFDKLVAEGTDPAYAEKLIQFGWETITEALKQGGITLMMDRLSNPAKLRAYALSEQLKTIMAPLFQKHMDDIISGAFSSGMMADWAEDDVKLLTWREETGKTAFENAPQFEGKISEQEYFDHGVLMVAMVKAGVELAFETMVDAGIIEESAYYESLHELPLIANTIARKRLYEMNVVISDTAEYGNYLFANAAVPLLKDFMTTLQAGDLGKAAAGTAVDNAQLRDVNEAVRSHPIETVGRKLRGYMTDMKRIAVAG; encoded by the coding sequence ATGGCTAACTATTTCAACACATTGAACCTGCGTCAGCAGTTGGCGCAATTGGGTAAATGCCGCTTTATGGCGCGCGACGAATTTGCTGACGAAGCCGGCTACCTGAAAGGTAAAAAAGTGGTGATTGTCGGCTGTGGCGCCCAGGGCCTGAACCAGGGGCTGAACATGCGCGACTCCGGCCTGGACGTCGCCTATGCCCTGCGCAAAGAAGCGATCGACGAGAAGCGCGCTTCCTGGCGCAAGGCGACCGAAAACGGCTTTAAGGTCGGCACCTACGAAGACCTGATCCCGCAGGCGGATCTGGTGGTCAACCTGACGCCGGACAAGCAGCACTCTTCCGTGGTGCGCGCGGTGCAGCCGCTGATGAAAGACGGCGCGGCGCTGGGTTACTCCCACGGCTTCAACATCGTTGAAGTGGGTGAGCAGGTGCGTAAAGATATCACCGTGGTGATGGTCGCGCCGAAATGCCCGGGCACCGAAGTGCGTGAAGAGTACAAGCGCGGCTTCGGCGTGCCGACCCTGATTGCGGTTCACCCGGAAAACGATCCGAAAGGCGAAGGCATGGCGATTGCCAAGGCCTGGGCGGCGGCCACCGGCGGCCACCGCGCCGGCGTGCTGGAGTCCTCATTCGTCGCCGAAGTGAAATCCGACCTGATGGGCGAGCAGACCATTCTGTGCGGCATGCTGCAGGCGGGTTCGCTGCTGTGCTTCGATAAGTTGGTTGCTGAGGGCACCGATCCGGCTTACGCCGAGAAACTGATTCAGTTCGGCTGGGAAACCATCACCGAAGCGCTGAAGCAGGGCGGCATCACCCTGATGATGGATCGCCTGTCCAACCCGGCCAAGCTGCGTGCCTATGCGCTGTCCGAACAGCTGAAAACCATCATGGCGCCGCTGTTCCAGAAGCACATGGACGACATCATCTCCGGCGCGTTCTCCAGCGGCATGATGGCCGACTGGGCGGAAGACGACGTGAAATTGCTGACCTGGCGCGAAGAGACCGGCAAAACCGCGTTCGAGAATGCGCCGCAGTTTGAAGGCAAAATCAGCGAGCAAGAGTACTTCGATCACGGCGTGCTGATGGTGGCAATGGTGAAAGCGGGCGTTGAGCTGGCGTTCGAAACTATGGTCGATGCCGGCATCATCGAAGAGTCGGCTTACTATGAGTCGCTGCACGAGCTGCCGCTGATCGCCAACACCATTGCGCGCAAACGTCTGTATGAAATGAACGTGGTTATCTCCGATACCGCAGAGTACGGCAACTACCTGTTCGCCAACGCGGCGGTGCCGCTGCTGAAGGACTTCATGACCACCCTGCAGGCGGGCGATTTGGGCAAAGCCGCGGCGGGTACGGCGGTGGACAACGCGCAGCTGCGTGACGTGAACGAAGCGGTGCGCAGCCACCCGATCGAAACCGTCGGCCGCAAACTGCGTGGCTACATGACCGACATGAAACGCATCGCCGTTGCGGGCTGA
- the ilvY gene encoding HTH-type transcriptional activator IlvY, translating to MDLRDLKLFLHLAESHHFGRTAKAMHVSPSTLSRQIQRLEEILGQPLFLRDNRTVQLTDAGEQLKEFAQQTLLQYQQLKHSLGQHGPSLSGELRLFCSVTAAYSHLPPILDRFRAQHPLVEIKLTTGDAADAVDKVQSNEADLGIAGRPETLPASVAFTKIGEIPLVLIAPALPCAVRSQAFADRPDWAEIPFILPEHGPSRKRIELWFRRHRISNPLIYATVGGHEAIVSMVALGCGIALIPSVVVDNSPEPVRNRISQLDNISMVEPFELGVCVQKKRLSDPLIDAFWRLLHPR from the coding sequence ATGGATTTACGTGATTTAAAGCTGTTCCTGCATCTGGCCGAAAGCCATCACTTCGGGCGCACCGCCAAGGCGATGCACGTCAGCCCGTCGACGCTCTCCCGCCAGATCCAGCGGCTGGAAGAGATCCTCGGGCAGCCGCTGTTCCTGCGCGATAACCGCACCGTGCAGCTGACCGACGCCGGCGAACAGCTGAAAGAATTCGCCCAGCAAACGCTGCTGCAATATCAGCAGCTGAAGCACTCGCTCGGCCAGCACGGCCCTTCGCTCAGCGGCGAACTGCGGTTGTTCTGCTCGGTGACCGCGGCGTACAGCCACCTGCCGCCGATCCTCGATCGCTTCCGCGCGCAGCACCCGCTGGTGGAGATTAAGCTGACCACCGGCGACGCCGCCGACGCGGTCGACAAGGTGCAATCCAACGAGGCCGATCTCGGCATCGCCGGCCGGCCGGAAACGCTGCCCGCCAGCGTGGCGTTCACCAAAATCGGCGAAATCCCGCTGGTGCTGATCGCGCCAGCGCTGCCCTGTGCGGTGCGCAGCCAGGCGTTCGCCGACAGGCCCGACTGGGCCGAGATCCCGTTCATCCTGCCGGAGCACGGCCCTTCGCGAAAACGCATCGAGCTGTGGTTCCGCCGCCACCGCATCAGCAATCCGCTGATTTACGCCACCGTCGGCGGCCACGAAGCCATCGTGTCGATGGTCGCTCTGGGCTGCGGCATCGCGCTGATCCCAAGCGTGGTGGTGGACAACAGCCCGGAGCCGGTACGCAACCGCATCTCGCAGCTGGATAACATCTCGATGGTCGAACCGTTCGAGCTGGGGGTCTGCGTCCAGAAAAAGCGCCTCAGCGATCCGCTGATCGACGCCTTTTGGCGCTTGCTGCATCCCCGCTGA
- a CDS encoding DUF2461 domain-containing protein, whose product MTQPFSGFSQQGLNFLQQVRIENDKAWFDGNRDIYDRELLAPFRALVEQLAPGMLAIDPQFETRPAIGKTLSRIHRDTRFSHDKSRYRSRMWLTFKRPSKDWKDAPVYFFELGPDMLRYGLGYYSANKPTMDLFRHTLRQRPQPFLEVAACCRPPFELVGESYKRPLVKEQAAEIATWYNRKSFAVMVTDSEVEKLFSADLAPLLAGAFLQLEPLYHWLMQVETMKQVDPADL is encoded by the coding sequence ATGACGCAACCCTTCTCCGGCTTTAGCCAGCAGGGTCTGAATTTCCTGCAGCAGGTGCGGATCGAGAACGATAAGGCGTGGTTCGACGGCAACCGCGACATCTACGATCGCGAGCTGCTGGCGCCGTTTCGCGCGCTGGTGGAGCAGTTGGCTCCCGGCATGCTGGCGATCGACCCGCAGTTCGAGACTCGCCCGGCGATCGGCAAAACGCTGTCGCGCATTCATCGCGATACGCGCTTTTCTCATGACAAATCGCGCTACCGCAGCCGCATGTGGCTGACGTTCAAGCGCCCGAGTAAAGACTGGAAAGACGCGCCGGTCTACTTTTTCGAACTGGGGCCGGACATGCTGCGCTATGGGCTCGGCTACTACAGCGCCAACAAGCCGACCATGGATCTGTTCCGCCATACGCTGAGGCAGCGGCCGCAGCCTTTCCTTGAGGTGGCCGCCTGCTGCCGGCCGCCGTTCGAGCTGGTGGGTGAGAGCTACAAGCGCCCGCTGGTGAAGGAACAGGCGGCGGAGATCGCCACCTGGTACAACCGCAAATCGTTCGCGGTGATGGTGACCGACAGCGAAGTGGAAAAGCTGTTCAGCGCCGATCTGGCGCCGCTGCTGGCCGGGGCATTTTTGCAGCTTGAGCCGCTCTACCACTGGCTGATGCAGGTAGAGACGATGAAGCAGGTCGATCCGGCGGATCTGTAA